CGTACTCGTACTATAAGCAAATGAACATTGTGTTATTCTTGCTTGTTCGGATCGGTACCCAACTACTCACCATATCTTGAGCTTTGTAGTATGGTAACCATAAGCCAGTAGCCTAAGTATGTGCTTCGATTGTTGTTTATTGATGTAGATCCATAAATAACTGTATGTTTTGCATGGTTGCAGGTTTGTTTTACAGCATGGTGGCAGAGCCCTAATTGCGGATGAAATGGGTCTTGGAAAGACATTACAGGTAAAGCATCATATTCTGAACCATCAATCCATCATCATGAATTTCCATATTGCCTGGATTCATGACATCCTTGCCCCGCATTGGAATGGAACTATGCACTTGATTCCAATTCTTACGCTTCAGATCTACCAACCTAAAATCAAGTATTATATGTTTGATAGATTTACCTTTAGCATTTAATGCTGAACAGACTCACATAATGGTATTGGTTTGTGTAATCGACTCAAATCATGATTCTTGAGACTGATCGTTGACGACTTATTTAATTTGATGGATGTAGAGCCCATTAGTTCTTTCAGGGACTAATTTTGTTTCCTAATGCCTATGCAGGCAATTGCTGTTGCTTCTTGCCTTCACGATTTCTGGCCAGTTCTTGTGATCTCTCCATCTTCCTTGCGATTACATTGGGCATCTGTGAGCACCTCTTATTTCTTCTaccttccatttttttttttattttagcaATAGTTTCTTTATGTACAAGGGAGATCTAAACTTGATAATTTACTTTTATAACAGACGATTCAGAATTGGCTCAACATCCCCATGGAAGATATATTGGTATAGCCTAAACTTTTTCGTGCACTAGTTTTCCCTTAGAAAGTTTCATTCTGCTAGTGATCTAGTCTAGTTAAAAGCACATATATCTGTGAAGTCTTTTCCCAGAAGTAAATTATCCCTTTATTTACTAGTATCATGATCATATAGTATACGGGCATGCTACCTGACTGGTTAGCAGAGCTCAAGCACcccaggtcctgggttcgactccctgTGGGAGTAAATTTAAATAGGCTTGGGTTAAAAAGCACCTCTCGTCGGCTGTGGTCCTGAGGTATACGTGTAACCGCCTGAGTTGCTTTCAGCAAGATGTACGTGGCTGCAGGCATGTGTCCTGAGCACTCGGTGGGATGTCCAGGGCAGTCGGCCTTTGGGGTGTTTCTCGGCATGCACATGAGAAGCTTCCTCTCAATGCAATGCTGTGGGGGCAGTCTTTCTCATGCtggttgagtttttttttattttttatttataatgATGATCATATAGTGAGATACAACATAACGAAGAAAGAACGAAGCCATTGGAAAATGTTGCAATGGACCTAACCTGGATAAATTTTGTTCGAATAGAATCTGATGTAGCAGTTACTATCTTATGTGTACAGGAAAACTTGATATGAAGTAAACTGCATAGTTTGACAAGTCCTAACTCCTAAGCATATAATATACAAGTTTATTTCATTCATTATGCTGATGGGTATGGATTACTGTCTTTTCAGGTGGTATTGCCACAAACTGGAGGATCACACAAGGCAGGATTCAGACTAGTTTACTCAAACACTAAAGGAGATATTCGTTTGGATGGGGTATTCAATGTGATATCTTATGATGTAGTTCCCAAGATACAAAGCACACTTCTGGATTCGGATTTCAAGGTATAAATTTTTGTCTTATACTTCATTTCATTTGAGCAGAATGAAATATACCCCAAATAACTATCTTTTCATAGGTACCATGCATGTATGTAACAACTAGGTACAAAGCACACTTCTGGATTTGGATTTTATGATGTTGACACCTTCCATTTTGCATGCATGTAACAGCTAGAAGCCTAGAACAGTAGAACTAGCGCCACTATTGTCCTCTGGTTGCAATTTGAACTATAAATAGTTTTATGCATGCTTTATCTATAACCTCTTTTAAATGGTTTTCATCCAGATTGTTATAGCTGATGAATCACATTTTATGAAGAATGGCCAAGCGAAGAGAACGATTGCTTCACTTCCGGTTCTGCAGGTTTGTTATTTCTTATGAGGAAAATATGTATATGGCTTAATTTTGACGAGTGGATATTTGTAATGCACTACACTTCATCACAACCAATCACAATGTCCTGATCGATCATTAGGTGTAGACACTGACCTGAAGTGGGCTGAATACCTGAGTGGCGACAATTGAAGATGGACTTTAGGATGGATTATACCAGATGGGGGTGGTGTAGAAGCTTTAGGTTGAGAAAAGACTAACTCATTCTTTGTATATAAGACATGATCACCCCTCATTTGTAGATATGGTTGATGCCTAACAAAATCTCTAAACCAGATCGTGTCTTTATCTCTTATCCCTAACAAACACTTCTGTAGCACCTTATCTGTTCAATAAACGATAACCAACTAACCTGAGAGTGATACTACAGCACCTGAGAGTGATACTTGCCCGGTTCTTATATATTCTTCCGCCAAAGTCTTTTCTAATCCATTATTCTTGCTTTAGGAAATGTTGTTTTACCTGATTAAGGGACCTGTAAGATTTTCTGTTGAATTGATGCAAAAATTTCCAGAACACTAATTGTGACTTGCAATTGCAGAAAGCTAAATATGCTGTTTTGCTTAGTGGAACTCCTGCTCTGTCTCGCCCAATTGAGCTGTTTCCTCAGGTAAATGTTGTTTCTGTATTTATATGCACATGTTTAATGCTTAAAAGTAGAGTgacagctacttctgctgcgtGTCCAGCTCCAGGCGTTGTATCCTACTGTGTACAAGAGTGTTAATGAGTATGGCAATAGATATTGCAAGGGTGTAAGTACTAGACTTATCAATTTGCTTCAATTTCTGTTACCAATGGTGAATCTGTGACTGATTACCATATGATTTTTCAGGGCTTTTTTGGAATGTTTCAAGGTGCTAGCAATCATGAAGAGCTGCATAATTTGATGAAAGCAACTGTCATGATCCGTAGGTTGAAGAAAGATGTCCTTTCGCAGTTGCCTGTTAAACGTAGGCAACAGGTAACCTCTTGGAGGGTTTTCATCAACATAAGAAATATGGAGTAATATGTAAATGAAAGTTATTCCATTTTACTCAAATCCAAGATTTTTGTGTATTAAATCTAAATTCCATTTTCATCTGTAATGAAATGATACGTAGCGATCCTGTGCATTTAAGAAAAAAAGTGAAATCCGTCTGAATTGACAGCTACTCAGACCTTTGATCTCTAGCACAACCTTTTGGATGTGCCTCGTTGCCTGATTATTTCTGGCCCTTTCTCTATGTTGGCGCTTCTTATTTCTTTGCAATGCTCAAAACTAACGTTAAGAAGTTTACGTTGACCTTACACAGCGAGTAAGATAACCTTTCAGGGATGTAGCTTCTATGTGATCTTAGTTCCCATTACGCCGGTATTTTTCTTGACTATATGAAGTTTTACGCTTAATGGTTCCATGTCTCATCAACAGGTCTTCCTTGATTTAAGTGAGAAAGATGTGAAACATGTCCGTCCTATATTTCAAGAGGTATTATTTGCTTCTATCCTTTACCTGCAAATGATATATCGTAGCATACGAGAACACAAAATCAGTTCTAGAAAGTAAAGTTcttgttgtatttttttttgcatgttgTATTTCACTTTTGAAATGTCTATAATAGATATGTTCTCGCAGCTCATATGCTTCAGGAGTAGGTAGTGCTCCCCTTCCTTTTGGCCATGCTGATGTTGGACTGCAGCAGGCAATAGCAAGTAGTAGGCAACAATTCTGGGAGTATGCCCCCAACAGTAACAAGTAGTGGGAGTTTGTCCCAGCAGTAATAGTAATTGGTTGTGACATCATGTACTGTACTTTTGACTTGTGCATTTCTTGATATAAGGAAGAGATAGGAGCAGCTACTGCTGTAGTTCAGAAGCGCCAAGTTCGTGGTGTTCCCTGTTCTCCCCTTCTCCTACCTTGTGctagagggagggggaggagggagtaCCTGGAGGCTGGCACAACAATTTAGGCTTCAAATTTTAACACAGAAATAAAGGGAAATTATGCATTGCCCTTAGTTTTCATATTCCGTCTCTGCATCAGTGCAACCATTAAAGTTACATTTTTACTTCAAAAAATGCTAAAGTGGTGTGTATTTATGTCTAGTTGGAGACActgaagatcaaaatcgagtcTGCTGACTCCAAGGAGATGATTGACTCCCTCAAATTTACACAAAAGAATCTTATCACTAAGGTAATCTGAAAGTGCACCCCTTTATGCTCTTATGAAGTTGTTCGCTATTATTTTCTTAGCAAGTATCCTACTTTTCTAGCTAGTACAAACCAATCTATATAACTCCGCTAAAgctgaaatttatttttttaccatttCTTTTtgaatcattttttttttgaaacaagcCAAGTCCCCTTGAAGATAATATTATTGGACCATAGATAAATGCTTGATtagttttagcttcaagcctTCATTGTCTCTTCCTTTTTTTACCATTTCCAAGGTATGTTGGCATGCATAGTGACTTTTAGTTAAAAGTTACAAATTCTGTAAATTGCTGTTCCAAGGTTCTTTTGTTGCGTGTTGGATTATGTCATCTGAATTGGCCAATTTGGTAGTGCTGCAAATTGTAGTTATGAAATCTTTGGATAGGTTATCTGTTCATTGGAACACCCACATAAATTTCATCTTTCATTTCCAATCTTTTACATGGGGAAGCTAGTATTGAATTCAGGAGCATGTTTCTTGTCCATATTATAAAATTGTATCCAATTTTTTTATCTGCATTTGGCATCATTTTTGCATTTTTATCTGCCATTTAGCTTATTATGATTTGTTTGTATTCAAAGTATGATTCTGTTTTTTGTAATCACAGCTCTACACCGATTCAGCAGTGGCCAAAACTCCAGCTGTGTTGGATTTCCTGGGCACTGTAATTGAGGTGATCACATGATATTTTGATTCTATAAATTTATTAGATTTTCCTTTTATTCTACCCCCATGATGGAACTTTCTAGTCACTGCCAATTTCATGATTCCATTTGAGGATTCTACACTTTCACTTGCTGAAGCAGATATCCTGTTGAGTTTTCACCAATTATAATTCTCTTCCATTCCATTTTCTTTCATTTGGGACCACATTAGTGTATAACTGGAAAAGGAAGGAATCCTCCTCATTTTCAATTGTGTTTTACTGAAACCAGCTTGATTGAACTTTAGTTAGGTATAAAAACTGTTTTGGGAGGTTACGACAATGTTGTTGTATTGCCAGGAATGGGCCCGTTTTATGAACTGGCTCTCTCATTCCCTTTTTATCCCATCTAGTGAGAATGGTCTGTTAGCCCGTTATTCTCATTTGAATTATGGTATGAAGCTTACAAAGGTACCTCGTCCTCATAGGCAATAACTAAATTCTTTGCTTTACCAATCTATATCCAGGCAGATTGCAAGTTCTTAATATTTGCTCATCACCAACCCTTGATTGATGCTATTGAACAATATCTCGTGGTAAGAATCTAATAATGTATTTAGTGTTACTTGTTTATGATGCATCTGGACCTACTTATAACAACCACGTTTCAGAAAATGAAAGTAACCTACTTCTAACAACCATGTTTCAGAAAAAGAAAGTAAAGTGTATCAGAATTGATGGCCAGACACCTGTGACTACAAGGCAAACATTAGTCGCAGATTTCCAAAACAAGGATGACATCAAGGCAGCAGTGGTACGTTTTTACTTTAGTGCTTCATATTCTATCTTGCATTTTTCTTAAATCCAGCTTAAAGTCGCTGAAATTACCTTTTGCATGTAAAttagaaaaaaaggaaactGCATGTAAGCTGACCACTATTAACATGTATTGAATACATCAGCTGGGACATTCATATTTCAAGATCCAGAAATTATCTTGGTgttttgatttttgaaatttgCTCACGTCCCTACTCAATGATCTTGGCTTTTGCATAGTTGGCTAAACTGTCATTGAGTATAACCTTTCTTTAACCCTGGCAGAAAGGTTGAACTAAGAGGGCACTTGCCacgattttttcgcaatgataGGAAATTTGACTCCTTAGATAATGAAGTGTTCTCCTAAAGATTTGAGAACATGTGTAGTTAAGGAACTGTGGTACGACTACCCTAGTTTTGAGTTCTCGCCGAGGCGATTTTGGGTACATATTTTCTAAGCCGCTTAGTTACTCTTAGATTGGTCTAGTTTGTTTTTAAATCTGTAATTAGCAATCACAATTGTGATGTTCAAACTCTGGGCaggtttgatcaaatttagtgTAGTATTATCGCGTACAACCTAATGAGATTGTAATACTGTAGTTGTCTATCAAATCTGGGGGCTACGGGTTAACTTTGACAGCAGCGAGTACAGTAATCTTTGCTGAGTTATCATGGACTCCTGGCGACATTATTCAAGCTGAAGATCGCGCCCACCGGATTGGCCAGGTGAGCATGAGACACTCATTGTTTTGTGAGCAGCAGAgtccttttctttttgctgTGAAAGTGTACGATTCATTGATTTGATGGGACCACAATGTTTTCAGTTGATAATTTGTTGTTCCACCTTTAACAGTAGCTCCATAATTTTCTTTACAACTCCAGGTTTCATCAGTAAATGTATATTACCTTCTCTCGCATGGCACAATCGATGACCTTATCTGGTATGCCCTGGACTTTGATTACCTATAGCATGTTGTAATTTATTCCATGTACTCATTGTCCTGTTCACCCTGGTTTTGCTTCCCAGGGGCGCTGTTCAAGGCAAACTTGAGAATCTGGGACAGGTACTATCTCGCTACCCCTAAATCATTTTTTCCACGATGACAACTCAGCGACCCACACGAGTCTGATTGAGAAATCAACAACCCTCTTCTTTTGTTATGTTCTCAGATGCTGGACGGGCAGGAGAAGACACTGGACGTTTCCCAGATTGACAGCAGACCAAGCCCCTCCAAGCAGCAGAAGACGCTCGACGGCTTCCTGAAGCGGGGCAGCACCTCCACTGAGGGTCAGCCCAGCACTAAGCACCCTCGGTTCTGACTTCTGACTTCAGAGTGACAGCGGCTGATCAAGGTGTCTTTGTGAAGTACCAAGATCCCTGCCAACCTCATGGCATTGTTTGCAGGTTTTGTATGGACCTGGTCGAAGCTCGCTCCAGCTGGATCGGTCC
This portion of the Panicum virgatum strain AP13 chromosome 2N, P.virgatum_v5, whole genome shotgun sequence genome encodes:
- the LOC120661953 gene encoding DNA annealing helicase and endonuclease ZRANB3-like isoform X2, translating into MAGLDGGGGGGWGGYYNDDDWDFSAEQLDQIERDAIRQLAERKASSSAASTAPVPAPALGAVSPLPSRATAQAVAASSPLGGNHPAARASLEARFGKVEAVSPLRPCDSNTSRNAVNNSQGSSPKVSVNLFLHSSGVIAAKFPYNQLLVDAFHKIPKAGWNAKERVWMFPPSSLSTAEEVLCSVPGLTVEVHKLDPLVHRALLAASSTKDLRDLYDRIPTDVESKLMPFQREGIRFVLQHGGRALIADEMGLGKTLQAIAVASCLHDFWPVLVISPSSLRLHWASTIQNWLNIPMEDILVVLPQTGGSHKAGFRLVYSNTKGDIRLDGVFNVISYDVVPKIQSTLLDSDFKIVIADESHFMKNGQAKRTIASLPVLQKAKYAVLLSGTPALSRPIELFPQLQALYPTVYKSVNEYGNRYCKGGFFGMFQGASNHEELHNLMKATVMIRRLKKDVLSQLPVKRRQQVFLDLSEKDVKHVRPIFQELETLKIKIESADSKEMIDSLKFTQKNLITKLYTDSAVAKTPAVLDFLGTVIEADCKFLIFAHHQPLIDAIEQYLVKKKVKCIRIDGQTPVTTRQTLVADFQNKDDIKAAVLSIKSGGYGLTLTAASTVIFAELSWTPGDIIQAEDRAHRIGQVSSVNVYYLLSHGTIDDLIWGAVQGKLENLGQMLDGQEKTLDVSQIDSRPSPSKQQKTLDGFLKRGSTSTEGQPSTKHPRF
- the LOC120661953 gene encoding DNA annealing helicase and endonuclease ZRANB3-like isoform X1, producing the protein MAGLDGGGGGGWGGYYNDDDWDFSAEQLDQIERDAIRQLAERKASSSAASTAPVPAPALGAVSPLPSRATAQAVAASSPLGGNHPAARASLEARFGKVEAVSPLRPCDSNTSRNAVNNSQGSSPKVSVNLFLHSSGVIAAKFPYNQLLVDAFHKIPKAGWNAKERVWMFPPSSLSTAEEVLCSVPGLTVEVHKLDPLVHRALLAASSTKDLRDLYDRIPTDVESKLMPFQREGIRFVLQHGGRALIADEMGLGKTLQAIAVASCLHDFWPVLVISPSSLRLHWASTIQNWLNIPMEDILVVLPQTGGSHKAGFRLVYSNTKGDIRLDGVFNVISYDVVPKIQSTLLDSDFKIVIADESHFMKNGQAKRTIASLPVLQKAKYAVLLSGTPALSRPIELFPQLQALYPTVYKSVNEYGNRYCKGGFFGMFQGASNHEELHNLMKATVMIRRLKKDVLSQLPVKRRQQVFLDLSEKDVKHVRPIFQELETLKIKIESADSKEMIDSLKFTQKNLITKLYTDSAVAKTPAVLDFLGTVIEAITKFFALPIYIQADCKFLIFAHHQPLIDAIEQYLVKKKVKCIRIDGQTPVTTRQTLVADFQNKDDIKAAVLSIKSGGYGLTLTAASTVIFAELSWTPGDIIQAEDRAHRIGQVSSVNVYYLLSHGTIDDLIWGAVQGKLENLGQMLDGQEKTLDVSQIDSRPSPSKQQKTLDGFLKRGSTSTEGQPSTKHPRF